The DNA sequence CGCACGAGAGGGCCCTTAGCTCAGTCGGTAGAGCAACTGACTTTTAATCAGTAGGTCGCTGGTTCGAATCCAGCAGGGCTCACCATATTTCGCCATCGTCGGTTTGACATGGCGAGCCGCGATTTCTCCTTAAACGCCTGTGATCCGGATACCGGAGCCGGGTACTTTATATTTGCGGTTGAGCGCGATGAGGACGGAGGTCAGCCCTTCCGCCACGACGGAGTTGCAGAGCGGCCCTGCGTTCCAGGCGCGCAGGCCGATTTCCTGCGCCAATGCGACTACCTGATCAGCGGCGGCGGGGTCGTCAGCACATACCAGGACATCGCATTCCACATCCTCGTCCAGCTTGGTGAGATGGTGGGCGCTGATATTCTGGAAGGCGGACACGACGCGAACACCCTCGCCCAGCATCTTCTGCACAGCCTCCACCGCCGATCCGCCATTGGGAAGCTGTACGCGGCTTACCTTGGGCGGCATCAGCGGGACGGTGACGTCGATGAGGATCTTGCCTGTCAGGGCCGTTGCGACCTCCTGCACGGTGGACTGCTGCGCGGAATAGGGGACGGCTAGAACGACGATCTCGCCCTGCGCGGCGGCCTCTGCATTGGGGGCGCCGGTGACGCGGTTACAACCAAGCACCTCGTCCATCTGCGCGGCGGCTTCCATTGCCCGCTCGGCCGTGCGGCTGCCGATGATGATCCTGTGCCCCTTGTGCGCCCAGCGCAGCGCGAGCCCGCCGCCTTCCTTGCCGGTTCCGCCCAGCACGGCGATCGTCGCCAGTTGTTCATTCTGCATGAGACACACTCTCCAATTATCTCGGCGCGGTTTTGGGGCGCCATTTGATCTTTTGCGGCTTATGATTTGGTCAAGGCTCACCGGTCTGGCCGTCTCTGCCCCGTGAAGCGGAAGCGGAAGTCTAAGCGGC is a window from the Sphingobium sp. Cam5-1 genome containing:
- the npdG gene encoding NADPH-dependent F420 reductase → MQNEQLATIAVLGGTGKEGGGLALRWAHKGHRIIIGSRTAERAMEAAAQMDEVLGCNRVTGAPNAEAAAQGEIVVLAVPYSAQQSTVQEVATALTGKILIDVTVPLMPPKVSRVQLPNGGSAVEAVQKMLGEGVRVVSAFQNISAHHLTKLDEDVECDVLVCADDPAAADQVVALAQEIGLRAWNAGPLCNSVVAEGLTSVLIALNRKYKVPGSGIRITGV